The DNA window CGTAGGCGGCGAACCGCTGGCGCATATGGTGCGCACTTGGGAGCGAATCGTTTTGCATTACTTTTCTCCCGGGCTCGCCAAGGCGGAGCGATAAACATTTTCCAAGATTGTCTCCACAGATAAAACCATGATTGGAGGCCCATCAGAACGCCGGACCACCGCGCGAACGACGTTGTAACCTGCCTGAACCGCGAGGTCGGGTACATCTTCCAAAAGTGCTGGGTCGATCGAAAGTACGTAGTTTGCGGCATCCACACGCAACCCGAGCAACAACCCATCGCAATCGAGAACCACGATGCGTGAGGCCGGCGTCTCCTCGCTCGCTTCGCCACCCAACACGCGGCTGAGATCGAGCAAGGGCACGAGGCCCCCGCGCAACTCCACGACACCATCGATCAGTTCCGGAGCATTGGGAAGAGGCGTGACTTCCTGAGGGCGAACGATTTCGCGCACCAACCCGACATCGAAGGCATAGCACTGCCCACGCGCTTCAAAGCACGCGAGACTGATTTCGCTCACCGGCAGCGTTGTTTCTTGATCAACTCGCAT is part of the Myxococcales bacterium genome and encodes:
- a CDS encoding purine-binding chemotaxis protein CheW, whose translation is MSEISLACFEARGQCYAFDVGLVREIVRPQEVTPLPNAPELIDGVVELRGGLVPLLDLSRVLGGEASEETPASRIVVLDCDGLLLGLRVDAANYVLSIDPALLEDVPDLAVQAGYNVVRAVVRRSDGPPIMVLSVETILENVYRSALASPGEK